The sequence TAGTTGCCGGGTGTGGGTTCGCAGTTGGTCCAGTGGAAGGAGGGCGCAAGCAGGTTGGCTCCGTTGTCGGCGGCGATGGTGACGATCTCCTGATCGATCGGCGAAATCCCACTACCGTAGAGGAAAATCTGGGGGCCAACGAACCGCTGACTGCGGAACGCCTGAGCGTACGAAACAAACGGATCACCCGGCGTCGTCGTCGTCGATACGACCGTCGTCGAGGTGCCACCACTACACGAAACAAGCTGAACACTGCGCCACTGAGTACAGCCATTATACGTACCAGCGATCGTGAACGACTGGCCGACGGTAATGTTCTCCGCGTAATGATTATCGAAATTCAGCTTGCCACTGGGTACGCTCCAGTACGTGCCGTTATCCTGCACGGTGAAGGGTACTTTGTAGGTGCCGCTACCAGTGCAGACGGGTTCGCCCAGCGACATAGCCCATGAGCAGGTAGCTGTCGAGGAGCCCCGAACGACATTGGTCGTGGAGATACGCGGGTCGGTTTCCGGGAAGCAGCTCAATGAACTACCCGAATATCCGTTGGCTAACAAATAACTTTGCGACCGGAAAACGCCCTGCGTGTTGGCCGCGTACAGCGTGACCCCATCCTGACGGTAAGCCTTGATAACCTCCGAGCCGACAGTCAGAATCGTCTGCGCCTCGGTGATGGAGCTACAGGCAACCACGTTGGTGGTTGAGCCCCCACCCGTCGTCGTCGACGTGTTCGAGCCGGTCGGCGTTACGACGGGCGGCGGCGAGGGATTCGCCCCGGTCCACTCGACATTGTAATCGCCGGTCCACGTTATGGTACGATAACCCGATGTCGTGCCCACCGGCAAACTGCGGAACTGAATGCGGAAATCCTGGGGACGGGCGTTCTCGAAACCGGCTGGCAGCTGCCACCAATCCCAGACCGTATTCCGATCCTTCAGCATGAAGAGGTAGGAGCCGGTCTTGCGGCCATCGGGCAGCTCGATCCACACCTTGACGGGGGTGTCATGCGCCGGGTTGCCGATGTCCTGAACAAGGAAACCACCCACGAACCCTACGCCCCGACCACCGACTTCCTTCATCAGGGCTATCGTAGGCTTTTCCCAGACGTATTCTCCCGCTACATTGTTGGCTTTTCGGATGCCTCTTTTCGGCCAGATGAACTCGATCTTGTTCTGGTCCTTCAGCTCGAAGTATTTGGGAAACTGGCGCGCGCGGAAGAGCCCATTAAACGTCGCCTCCACGCCCCCGAAGTGGATCGGGGTTTTCGTAACGGTTACACCGCCCTCGACAGCCGTATAGGCTTTGGCCTGCGTGAGGTTTTTATACCCTTTATCGTCCCAGATCACGTCCAGGTCGTAGAACAGACAGCGCAGCAGGGCCGAGTATTCCTGGCTCTTGGCGTTGACCACGCGGCGGTTGGACTCGGGCTCACCGATGTCCTCGCGCTGTCCAGTTGCCTTGTTTTCCTGCGTCCCCGCCTCCGTGTCGGTGGGCCGGAGGAAATGCCCTACGCGGATTTTCTCAAAGCCAGGCCTGCGCGCGACGGGTCCCCTCCCGTACGGGATATTGCCCGGCACATCATTGCCATCATAGGCACTGGGTTCGGCCGGCGTATCACTCAGCCAACGCACGTTGGCCTGAATGGCGTCCAGCTCATAATACACCTTTTGCGCCCAGTACTCGGCCTCGTCGCTATAGACGCGGGCCGTGGTGCCAAAGTTGGTGACGGTGGCGGTGGGGAAATTCGAACGCAGAAACAAGGCTTTGCCAGCCCCATCGGTCTTAATGGACCCATCGCCATTTTTCTGCCAGACCGTACCATTACCCCACGTCACCCGCCAGTAGCGATCTTCGCACAGGTAGGTGATTTGGTTGCGGCGCATTAGCCGAACCATCTCGTTGGCCGACGTGTCTACCCATTTGCCGTTGCCCGCCCAGTCGCCGTTGGTGGCGCGAAACATGACGTCGTTCTGATACAAGTTGGCCAAATAGCCGCCCGGAGGCGCCAGCGAGCCAATGCCATAGGTGACCAGCCGGGTGCGATGCCCACGAGCGTCGCGCTCCAACAGCCAGCCCGCCGTCCAGCCCAATTTGAACTCGCGCTGCACCGCGTGGTTCAGCGAGTCGTTGCCCGTATCCTGAAAGGTCTCGATGTCGGCCCCGCCGAGTGGCAGGTTCGAGTTGAAATGCTGCGCGTACGAATATCGGCCCAGGGCGACCCACAGGTTATAGAAACCAGGCAATACGTTTCGGGGCAGCAGGCGCTGCTCACGGGGCGTACTGGCATTACCGGCGCCACCGTAAGCCTCCAGGGCCGTGTACTCAGGACTGCCCTGCGTGTACTGTGACCGCAGGCCGTAGGTGTCGTGGGCGATCTCCTGATCCGGGTGGAAGTACCACCGCTGGTCGTTGGTGGCGCCAACGGCTTCGGCGGGCTCGCCCTCGAAATGCGTTACCCCCAGGTTAGTGATCATCCGCTGCGCGTCGGGCGCCTTGGGGAACGACACCCCCGTCGATACGAGCACGGGGTGATTGGGGTATACGGTCCAGTTTTTCTTGAACCGGCGGACGTTGATGGTGTTGACCGCGGTTTGTTCGGGGAACGAATACCAGTTGCCCTGCTCCCGAGGGGCCGAACGGGGTTGCGCTAGGCTGGCCATCGACATCCCCAGCAAGCCCAGCAGTACGAGTAGTTGATTAAAGCGTTTCATAGTGATCAATAAAGTATAATTATACTTTTATCAATAAAAGAGTTAGGGATTCCGGGGCGTCTGGCTTCCTTCAACGGGCTTGCCTAGGTAGTCCGCCGTTACGTCGAGAGGATCATCATCGATACCCAGCGTCATACCTTCGGCCACGTAGTCAGCTTCGGAACCAGGCGTGCCTGTGCCTGCTCCATCGGGCGCCTGACCAGAGCCGGTTCCCGATCCTGAGCCGGTGCCCGAACCCGTACCCGTGCCCGAACCCGTCCCTGTTCCTGAACCCGAACCGCTCCCTGTTCCTGCCGGGCCAGGTACGAGCGTAAACGTACCCGGCGCCCAGACTGTCGCGGCGCTGGGGTTGGCCAGAAAGCGTTGCAACGCCAGCGCTGGCGACTCAACGATACCGGCGGTTTGCACCCGCACGATCGCTGAGCAGTTGGCCAGCGTCGGCGAGATGGTGCCAGTGGGATAAATGAGCGCAATGGGTTCCATCTTAAATTTCGCGTTGGGGTAAAAAAGGGTCAATCCAGATCATACCCACAAAAACTTCACCGTCTGGATAAATCAATTGGGCGCGGTCCGGGTCGACCATGGGCAGGTCTTCAGCATCCATAAGCTGATGGCCATTGTCGTCGAGCATGGGTAAGGGTTGAACCTTGGCTAGTTCGTCAATTGTCACGCCGTCGCTCCGATATGCGACCCAGTTCAGCGCCACACTACCCCGACCATGCAGCAGGATCGTTCCGTTGACGCCAGGCTGATGAGCCGGAAAGGTGAACCACGTCTGCCGTTTAGAGACCGAATCACCCTCGTCGCCTTTATCGCCCTTATCCCCTTTGGGCCCTTTAAGCCAATTGAGAAAATCGAGGGGTGTACCGACGTGGCCCGCCTTGATCCATTCCTCGTAGGCGCTCAGGCCATCGCGCGCTACCACGATCGGCCCGGTGAGGCAATCGCCTTCCTCCTGCTCGTGGCGCACCAGGGGGCCGTAGTCGATATTGCAGGGGCGTGTTTCGCGCCAGGCGATATCCAAATCTGCCAGTAGATCGTCCGGCGGTGTTTGTATGATGGGTGAGCGATACATTAAACGGACAGGGTGAAGACGGTGATGGTCGTATAAGCAGCCGAATACAACAGGCCGGACCGCGACCGTATCCGGTAGCGATACTGGGTACCCGGTTGTACGTTCAGCGTATCGGTTAGGGTGATATCGACGAACTGACTGGCAATCGACTCCCAGGTTGATTCCCCCACCAGCTGCCGGTCGATGTCGTAGCTACCCGCCCCGGAAGCCGCGTTCCAGAACAGCGTAACGCTATCGGTACCCGGCGTGGCGGAGAAGCTGCCCGGCGGCATTAGGCCGTTACCTGATCCGGAACCCAGCCCCGTACCCGACCCACTCCCACTGGCCAACGGAATGACCACGGGTTCGCTCAGGTGATCACCAGCCGCAACGCGCAGCGGGAAATTGAAGACGGCGTAGGGAGGCGCCAGATCTTTGAGCTGAACCAAATAATCTGTCAGCGCCAACACGCCACCCACACCAGCCACCGCCGGGTTCATTTCGCAGCGCGCGTTGTAGTTCACAAACGGTGAGCTGACCGTATTGCCCGGCGTAGGCCAGCCAGCACCAGCGATCGGCTGCCCATTGGGGAGCGCAATGCGGTATTGTACGGCCCGCGAGACGTTGAGGTGAATGGACCCTTGACGCGACGAGGCCTGATACGTGTAGGCGGGGTCGGCCAGCAGGAAGTCGGGCCGAACGGTGGTACCACCCGGCCACAGAATACTACCTGAGCCCAGCAATACCCCGTAGTTGTCCTCGGCATTGTATAATTGCCAGGCGGCTCCTGAACCCGAGCCACTACCCGAGCCCGTGCCAGTACCTGTACCTGTCAGCACAAAGGCGATTTCGTTGGACGTGGCCAGTACCTGACCATTTTGCGTAGCCTTCAGAACGGCGTAGTACCGCTTGGTATTGATGCCAACAAACCCGGTCACCTCGTAGGTCGACTGGATCGAGCGTGGCGAGGCGTTGTTGGTGATGATATCCCGTTCGAACCACTGCGTAAGCAGACCCGCGGCGTTGGTGGTACTGCTGGTCAACGTGATCGACTCACCCACACCAATCGACTGCGGCGAGGTGGCACCGGCCACCGCGATCTGAGGCGACACCGTTCCGCTACCAGACCCTGAACCGCTACCAGACCCTGAACCGCTACCAGAGCCTGAGCCGCTACCTGTGCCTGAGCCGCTACCAGAGCCTGAGCCGCTACCGGTGCCTGAGCCGCTACCCGTGCCGCTACCCGTGCCGCTACCCGTGCCGGAGCCGCTACCGGAGCCGCTACCCGTGCCGGAGCCACTGCCACCTGCTGAATACGCCGTGCACAAAGGGTCGAGGGTAAAGCCCGCCGCCAGCGCCGTCGTTTCATCAAAGCAATCCCCTATACTGCCTTCCCAGCCAGCCGGTGCGATATAACAGTGGTCCGTTGTCGTTTTGATTACGTGCTGAACGATCTCCTGGATCTGCACACCACAGGCCATTAGCGAGGCCGACACCCGAACCGTAAATTCGACATCTGGCTGGCCAGTTAACCGGCCGTATAGAAGCAGATCGGCCAAAGGAACCGGCAGGGTGATCACCGGGCCAGCCTGATAATGCAGCCGGTCAGTGCTCCACTCCGCCGCACCTGAGCTGCCAACCACCCCGAGCCGCAGAATCATCGTGCCGCTCAATCGACGCAGCGAGAGCAGCCGTCCTAACACCCGAATAGGCCCGGTACCACTACCCGGCGGGCAGGCGCACACCCCGGCCAAAAACCAGTCAAGCCAGTTTCCGTACGGTAAGGTTACCGGTGCCCAGGGCACGCCATACCCGGTACCCGGCCGGGTAACGCCGGGGCAATTTGATCGGGTGCAGTGGGTTTTATTACACGGGCACATAAGCGGGGGTGGTTTGACTCGTCAGTGTATAAAGAGTTTGGCTTACTTGACCCGGCGAGGCCCACTGGGCTGCTTCGCGCAGCAGCAGTAGCCGGTATAGTTCGGCATCGATTGCCGCCGTGGGCTCCGCTACCTGCATGGCCGCCCCCAGCTGGGCGGCTTTGGCGCGCGCCAACTCATCAATTCGCTCGACGAGTTTGGCCGTGGTGTACGGCTTCAGTGTGGCCATGCGAGCAGTTCGTGTTGAATACGCGTGAGCAGTAACGTGGCCGTTTGGACATCAGCGACCTGAGTGCAATTCGTTGTTTCCAACAGTCGCAGCAGGCTACCGATATAGCCCAGCCGCCCGACTGGTTCACCCAGCGGGCCGGGCTGACGGGGTTGATTCGGCAAAACGATCGATTGCTCCTGGGGGCCGGCCAGCGTGTTCAAACACAGGTCCGCCCACTGGCGCCGTTCGTTGGCGAACAGCATCAGCGTCGTTTCAACGTACCCAATGGGCTCTTGGCTTGTCACGGCAACCGCCGTTTCATTGGCGATTTCGGCCATCACCTGCCCACCATCGACCCGCTGACCGTGCAGCAGCAGCTGCCACTCGGTATAGGGGGCTTCCACATTGTCGAGTTTGACCCACATAGAGCCGCTTCCTGTCGACGACGGGCTTACGTCCTGCCAGCGCGCACCTTCGCCCTGACGGACCTGCAACTGCATGGCCGAGGTGGTCGCATAGGGAATAAACACGGTATAGTGCGTCGGCTTCCGATTGGTCATCAGTGACCCGATTGCCGTCAATGAGACGTGCAACGGACCTGATTTGAACGCCAGCGAATTCATCCCGGCGCGCGCGGCCAGATCCGCGGCATGGATCACCAGGCCATCGCCACGCAGTTCACCCATCGGGGAGGCGTTCTTTTCCCAGTACATCTCCACCCCACCCGCGTAACGCAGGCGGAGTTGATAGCGGGTGAGGTTGGTTTGCCCCGACCAGGTGGGGGTAACATCCCGCAGCCGCAGCGTATTGATGCTGTCGAGTTTGGCGTCGAGCTGGAGTTGCTGCATACTAGTCGAGAGTTAACAGACCTTTGAGTTCGATACTGTGCTGGGTCAAATCCGCCAGTTCAATCGTGACGTACTGGACAACCGGGCATTGTCGCTCGTTTTGCAGCCGCACCCATTCGGGCAACTGACCCGGTGCTTGGTAGGCGAGGTGCAACGTGTCACCCTCGATCCGACTGGATGAGCAGGCGCAGGTCGTACTCACATCCCGAAAGGCAGGGCCTTGCGCGCGCGTCAGGGTGGTGCTGAAGCGTGCGCCCAACCGAAGTCTGCCCATGTCAAGGCTGTCTGGCAGGTTGGTGCTAGTTGTAGTAGTCACTGGTTCCATAGGTTCGTGGGGTGCCCGGCTGAAGACCAAGGCGAATGAATGAGTTGTTGTCAGCCTGCCGCGCGTACCCTGGCCGCGCGCCGAGCTGAATTACATTGGTGTCCGTAGGCTGAGTGCTGCCCGTTAGAAGGGCCGTTACTTCATCGTCGTCGAGTGCTTTGTCGCGCAGGGCATGCAGCAGGTGCAGCACGCAGTGAAAAGCCGAACCGATGTCGTTGTTTTCGTCACTGCCCCAGTTGAGTAGACTGTACAGCAAGGGCAACAGCGTAATACGTTGATAGCGGTCATTGGCCATGTACTGATGCCCCAGCGCGGTTACTTCCTGCTTGACGTTGCCCTTGATTTCAATACCCGGCTGAGTGCCGATATAATAGAGCCGATGGCCCTGCTGGCGGTCGTTAAGCCAATCGACGAAGGCATCCGTGTTGTATTCGTAGAGGGTCTTTTTTACCGAGTAAAACAGCATCCCTTTCATGAACTCTTCGTAGGTGGCCGGCATCGACGGCAGCTTGTCGATGTACAGCGCCACGGGCATGTCCTGATTGATCGCCTGCGTGGTGGGCTTGCGATAGATGATCATGCAGTTGCGTGAATCCCGTTTCTTGAGCTTCTGCCCCGGGCGCAGCTTTTTATAGCAGTCATCAATACCCGCCACGTGCAGGCCCGACAGGCCCGCCTGGGGTACGCCCTCCAGGTTAATCAGCCACGGCCCGCGCTGTTTTTCGGGCGTATTCGCCGGGTCCTGCACGAAAATAACGCGACCCGTTTTGCGGCCAAAGGCATCGTTTTCGTACTTCAGATGACCCGACACCCACGCCAAATCAAGCCCGTGGCTTTTGACATGCTCGATCTGCGCCAGCAGCATAGCGCTGTCGTAGGCCAGGCTGGTGGCAGGCTCGAAGGCCTCGATTTCGTTGAGCGGGTTTTCAACCTTTTCCTTCTGCAGCAGCGAGGCGTTGTGCTCGATACTCTTTCGGTAATTCTGAATTTCCTTTTCGGCCTGCTCGACCAGGTCTTCCCCCGTGTGCAGGTCGATGAAACGCAGATAGCCGCGCGTTTTAGGCGTGAAATGGGCTTTGGCTTCGTAGTCGAGCGGATTGAAAAACATCCGCTTGTAATTCTCTGATGGGTTGATGAACGCGTTGGATGTGCCCCCTACCACGAACATGCCCCACTGCCCATCACCACTACCCAGACAGTCTTTGTTTTCCGCGTAGAAGTTATCCAGCGTGTCGCCTTTCCACAGGCCTGCCTCGACGACGGTAATCTTCGTGTAGCGCTGCCCTTTGAAGGGGCCCGCATCTTTTTCGGACGAGATGAGCCGGTACTGCACCCAGTTGTGTTTGATACCAACTTTGCTGCTACCCTTGCCAACCCAGCGACCAACGGCGAAATTCTCGTTGTTGTCCTCGATAATATCGAGCACCTGCCCGTTCCAGGTTTTAAAGAACGGGTGAATGTGTTCAGCCCACAGCGAGCGAAAGGCGTTTACCTCGCCCTTCATGTGCTTTTCGGTGGGGTAACCCCGCCCGATCCAGCGATCACGACCCGTGCAGAACAGGAAATGATACATATCCACGCCCAGAAACTCCATCTGCGTCCAGCCGATGGTGCGGGGCTTGGCTTTGATCAAATTGCTGGCGCGGTAGGTGCGGCCGTTGATGGTGCGCTGCCGGAGATTCCACAGCACCCGCATGATTTCCTCGTCGTTTTGCCGGAACAGCGGCGCGTCCCAACCGGTAATCGTGTCGGTCTCCGCATCCTGACGGGGAATCTTGATGAAGTTTAAATAGAAATAATGATACCCATTGATGTAGTGATTATTGTAGGGGCATACCCAACCGAACTTGATGCGGTGCAGCTGCTCGCTCCACCATTTCCAGGCGGAGTCGCCGCGCGCTTTGGGACTATCGGGAATCCGATCAGCCAGCACGGGCCGGTACAGATCCTGTACGCTGGGGCCTCTGGGGTCAGTCGACGTCGTCTCTACGACCGGAGCAGGCGCGGCTACCGGCGGGGGATCGGTGGCCATCACCGACAGGGCAACGCCCAGCACGCCCGCCTTGATGAGTTTACCGACCTTATCCATTGTGTAGAGGAGAAAAACGATTAAAAAAGCCACTGAACCAGCCGGTACAGCCAGCTGTGGCGCGGAGGATAGCAGGCCGCGCGCGGTCTGCAGCGCGGTGGTGATTGGGCCGAACCGGCGCTGCACCCCTTATCAGCCCAGAAGAGTTGTGGTGTTGGACAGCCGCAGCACATACAACTGCCGTTGGTGTAGCAGCTCCAGGCCTGCCGCTTGCGGGTCTCGACGCTTGCCTTCAGATTCCGACCCAGCAGGAACGGTGCGTACTGAAAAAGCCAGTAGCGCACCGTTCCCTGCCAGAACCAGATGGCGTCGGCCGGCTTGGCCCGCAGGTGCCTGATGGCCTCCCGCAAACCCATTAGCTCAGCGCCAAGGCCGTACCCGTTCCGATCACATCCCCGGCCGTAACGACAGCGGGTTTGGCTGAAGCTGTGCGCGTGACGGTGTACAGCGACCGGCCATTGCGGTAGGCGACCCGTTGAATCGTCACCGCACTATAATCCGTCTTAGCCGTCGCCATGGCCGCCGCATCGCCCCCATCGGCGCGGTCGACGCTGAAGGGGTACACCAGAAAATCCTGGCAGGTCGGCGTTGCGCCCGTGGTGAACAGGTGCTTTTGTGCCTTGAGGATGGTCACTGCGGCATCGTGAGCGGCCGTCGCGTTGGCATTATCGGCAAACAGAGCGACGCACCGGCGCTGGATAGGCACCATCCGCTGCGTTGTCTGCCCAAACGACGAGGTCATCTGGCCCAGCAATTCAGCAGCCTGATACTCCATGTAGTCCAGCTCAATGGCCCGCAGACACGTACCCGCGGGCACCGCCTCACCCGGAAACAGGCTGGCGATGAGCGCCGGGGTCAGCCCCACATTTTTACCGGGAACGACGATGCTTGCCGCCGACAGGCCATCGGTACCTTTCATGTGGAAGAAATCGCCCGGTTTCAGGACTTCGATCTCCACGTATGAGGTACCGTTTTCCGTCACGGCCGTAGCGTTGCCGTACAACCCGTAGTACAGGTTGAACTGGCGCGCGGCGTCGGCGGCTTTCTGAGCAGCCGTCTCAATACGCCCCTCGTCGTAGCCCACAAAAATCGGCGTTTCCTCGTCAAGTTCTTTGGGCGCCACGCAGGTCGATACGGGCCGCAGATGCAGCATTACCGGCTGAGTTTGGGGAGCGATGACGGCGTATCGTACCTTTTGTTTGGTAGCCGCGTTGCAGCAGCGCAGGCCTACGCCTTTCCCACCCGGCAGGATATCGATCAGCGGTACCCCCAGTTCGGGGCCATCGTTGTCAGGTACGTTGGACAGCGCCCCCTTAAACCGCAACAGGCCGTTCTCTTCGAGCGGCGTTACGTTGGTGGCCCCGGAATAATAAACAACCTGATCAAATTCGGGCTGGCAATCCGGCGTGCGAAGAATAGGCTCGTAAGCGGGAAAAACGCTTGAAATGTTCATGCGACAGAGTTGGTTAAAGGTTTAGTTCACGCTGGGGTATCTCACTCCCAGTTAATGCGGCGTAAGCGGACGGGCCCGAAGGCCGAAGGTGCCGGGCTAGTACCCGATCCAGAATTTCACTAACCGCTTTATCTCCTTCGATCAACACCTGGGCATTGGTCGCAGTTGGTGGCGGAGGCAGCAAGGCAGGTGGCACCTGCCAGTAGCTGAGCATGGCGATGATCGGCGTCGTCTTACTCAATAGCGTCAGTTTTGTGCCTTCCTGCTGGTATTTAGGGTACCAGTCATCGGCACGGCGGGCTGGGTTACCTTGATCGACGGCCAGCGTATCGTCTTTGGCAGGCGCACACGGCCGATCGGGCAACGGCCTGGTCAGCCCACCGACGTTGTACGAAAACGTCAGATTCAGCGCGCGAATCGGTCCCACAGCCGGGGTAATCGTGGCCAGATCAATGACCGTACCCGGATGCTGGATGAGCTTACGCACCACGAAGGCCGCCATCAGCTCCCGGATATAGTCGGTCTCTTTTTCGAGGGCCTTCAGTTTTTGCCACGCCGCTCGCTCAGTGGTGTAATACGCCGCAAATCGGTTCGGCGCCAAATAGGGCACATCCGATTTGCGCAGTTTTTCCCACAGAGCGAATACGTCGTAATTGGTCATTACCGTAGGGTTAGTAATTCACCAGGTCATCCATCATGGTCACCTGTTGCGGGTTTTCGGCAAAAAACGTATCGACTTCCTCGCGCGACATAAACGGCTTAGGTACGTCGGCAATCGTCCAGACGCCGTCCGTTTCGACAACCAGCCCCTTTTGAATGTAGGCGTTGACCTTGTTGCTGATGGCCTTGTCGACAGTCGGAGCGGTAAGCTCCTCGGACACTTCCTGAACCGCCTCCGCATTTTTTACCCCGACGGTGGTAGCCAGTTGCAGCAGTTCCGACTCTTCCAGTTTTAGCTCGGTTGGTCGTTTGGCGAGCCGCGGCCGACCCGCTTGCTCTTTGATGGTTTGCTGCACATAATGGCGGGCGATTGAGTTGGTCGACAACTCGTAGATAGCCCGGGCGTAGGTTTCGCCCAGCACCTTTC comes from Fibrella aestuarina BUZ 2 and encodes:
- a CDS encoding beta-galactosidase, yielding MKRFNQLLVLLGLLGMSMASLAQPRSAPREQGNWYSFPEQTAVNTINVRRFKKNWTVYPNHPVLVSTGVSFPKAPDAQRMITNLGVTHFEGEPAEAVGATNDQRWYFHPDQEIAHDTYGLRSQYTQGSPEYTALEAYGGAGNASTPREQRLLPRNVLPGFYNLWVALGRYSYAQHFNSNLPLGGADIETFQDTGNDSLNHAVQREFKLGWTAGWLLERDARGHRTRLVTYGIGSLAPPGGYLANLYQNDVMFRATNGDWAGNGKWVDTSANEMVRLMRRNQITYLCEDRYWRVTWGNGTVWQKNGDGSIKTDGAGKALFLRSNFPTATVTNFGTTARVYSDEAEYWAQKVYYELDAIQANVRWLSDTPAEPSAYDGNDVPGNIPYGRGPVARRPGFEKIRVGHFLRPTDTEAGTQENKATGQREDIGEPESNRRVVNAKSQEYSALLRCLFYDLDVIWDDKGYKNLTQAKAYTAVEGGVTVTKTPIHFGGVEATFNGLFRARQFPKYFELKDQNKIEFIWPKRGIRKANNVAGEYVWEKPTIALMKEVGGRGVGFVGGFLVQDIGNPAHDTPVKVWIELPDGRKTGSYLFMLKDRNTVWDWWQLPAGFENARPQDFRIQFRSLPVGTTSGYRTITWTGDYNVEWTGANPSPPPVVTPTGSNTSTTTGGGSTTNVVACSSITEAQTILTVGSEVIKAYRQDGVTLYAANTQGVFRSQSYLLANGYSGSSLSCFPETDPRISTTNVVRGSSTATCSWAMSLGEPVCTGSGTYKVPFTVQDNGTYWSVPSGKLNFDNHYAENITVGQSFTIAGTYNGCTQWRSVQLVSCSGGTSTTVVSTTTTPGDPFVSYAQAFRSQRFVGPQIFLYGSGISPIDQEIVTIAADNGANLLAPSFHWTNCEPTPGNYDWGSVDAALNLAQAKNIKLAIRLVVTRGERNNEPAKNWDKFFSTADRMRDERGYVSRWNGEVAFSYDSPDATNRAGQFITALLNHIKGSGKAGRIIAVSVVGNGYYEGEYQSGAQPADGDPVTDQLFDYSEFARQAFITRMQAKYGTIAAANAAWGQSFGSWGAVQLPIVPRGDGGDTRGAWVFGSTYTRDFYISRTQSLAGFNKAMANIIRAVSSNIQVFSENGSMYDRNCAGRGSWLLPAVTDFTDGRKQNSTPWYPLPLIQAISQQGGKWSADEVFCWKDQGTQQDYTLAQNLFHYKGALDAGASMVVLAGPQKSGSGEDAGIAQQTRDRIAAIYSNLRDTGYISGSPRFDYDDTMTITTSQLLANFGWEWWNGTSSLQADYNAKTAGGTKRVRIVMTNDSVPQP
- a CDS encoding fibronectin type III domain-containing protein, producing the protein MCPCNKTHCTRSNCPGVTRPGTGYGVPWAPVTLPYGNWLDWFLAGVCACPPGSGTGPIRVLGRLLSLRRLSGTMILRLGVVGSSGAAEWSTDRLHYQAGPVITLPVPLADLLLYGRLTGQPDVEFTVRVSASLMACGVQIQEIVQHVIKTTTDHCYIAPAGWEGSIGDCFDETTALAAGFTLDPLCTAYSAGGSGSGTGSGSGSGSGTGSGTGSGTGSGSGTGSGSGSGSGSGTGSGSGSGSGSGSGSGSGSGSGTVSPQIAVAGATSPQSIGVGESITLTSSTTNAAGLLTQWFERDIITNNASPRSIQSTYEVTGFVGINTKRYYAVLKATQNGQVLATSNEIAFVLTGTGTGTGSGSGSGSGAAWQLYNAEDNYGVLLGSGSILWPGGTTVRPDFLLADPAYTYQASSRQGSIHLNVSRAVQYRIALPNGQPIAGAGWPTPGNTVSSPFVNYNARCEMNPAVAGVGGVLALTDYLVQLKDLAPPYAVFNFPLRVAAGDHLSEPVVIPLASGSGSGTGLGSGSGNGLMPPGSFSATPGTDSVTLFWNAASGAGSYDIDRQLVGESTWESIASQFVDITLTDTLNVQPGTQYRYRIRSRSGLLYSAAYTTITVFTLSV